ACTTGATCGATCCCAAATGCAGTCAAATACTCTTCACTGTACGTGTAGCTTGCAATCTCGTTTTCGTAGCCTTCTTCGCTTAGGAGTTTTACATGCTCCATAATTTCACTTTGGTCGTGGGGTGCACGCCCTAGAAGATGCTTAAAATTCAGCTCGACAAATTTATAGGGACTATTGGTCTCAAGGAAGAGTTTTTTGTAGGTGTCTGACTGGGCCAGAGCTGTTACAAACCCCTGGACCGTTAAGTCTCCATTAATAAATAAAGCCTCCAATGATTTGTTGACGTCCAACTCCATCAAATGTCGATTGCCGAACACTTGCCTATAGATTCTTTTGATCACATCATTTGAGTGATCAAGATCAATATTTGCTTGGGTGGCAAGAGTGAGTGGTTGTGACATTGTT
The window above is part of the Synechococcus sp. WH 8020 genome. Proteins encoded here:
- a CDS encoding phycobilisome rod-core linker polypeptide, whose amino-acid sequence is MSQPLTLATQANIDLDHSNDVIKRIYRQVFGNRHLMELDVNKSLEALFINGDLTVQGFVTALAQSDTYKKLFLETNSPYKFVELNFKHLLGRAPHDQSEIMEHVKLLSEEGYENEIASYTYSEEYLTAFGIDQVPYSRGSNTMQGGSTINYTRTNAFEVGYAGYDGAQKASTLLQSLTTGSIPDISQRKGVGNGGALTISWSSRKQVGANRRVAQKSVVNQTSMSSTIKSILSQGGKILSITKA